One window of Equus asinus isolate D_3611 breed Donkey chromosome 7, EquAss-T2T_v2, whole genome shotgun sequence genomic DNA carries:
- the HHIPL1 gene encoding HHIP-like protein 1 isoform X3, giving the protein MWQTCRGLIRHLSPDRELWALEDNRAKFCHYLSLDDTDYCFPRLLVNENLNSNLGRVVADAKGCLQLCLEEVANGLRNPVAMVHAHDGTHRFFVAEQVGLVWAYLPDRSRLEKPFLNISQAVLTSPWEGDERGFLGIALHPGFRHNGKLYVYYSVGVDFDEWIRISEFRVSEDDMNTVDHRSERIILEIEEPASNHNGGQLLFGDDGYLYIFTGDGGMAGDPFGKFGNAQNKSALLGKVLRIDVDRNERGPLYRIPPDNPFVGDPAARPEVYALGVRNMWRCSFDRGDPASGAGRGRLFCGDVGQNKFEEVDLVERGRNYGWRAREGFECYDRKLCNNASLDDVLPIFAYPHKLGKSVTGGYVYRGCEYPNLNGLYIFGDFMSGRLMSLRENAGTGQWRYSEICMGRGQTCEFPGLINNYYPYIISFAEDEAGELYFMSTGVPSATVARGVVYKVTDPSRRAPPGKCRIQPTQVKVRSRLVRFVPKEKFIRRTESTPRPTARAPTNAPRRSRPTAAPPAPTPRPARPTRRPGGRRGGGRRRGRPGTADPAPSNGAVRLVRPAGLSPGRGRVEVFAGGRWGTVCDDAWDTKAAAVVCRQLGFAHVVRATKRAEFGEGRALPILLDDVRCKGGERTLLECTHAGVGTHNCDHQEDAGVVCSREDPDL; this is encoded by the exons ACCTCAACTCGAACCTGGGCCGCGTGGTGGCCGACGCCAAGGGCTGCCTGCAGCtgtgcctggaggaggtggccaaCGGGCTGCGCAACCCCGTGGCCATGGTCCACGCCCATGACGGCACGCACCGCTTCTTCGTGGCCGAGCAGGTGGGGCTGGTGTGGGCCTACCTGCCCGACCGCTCGCGGCTCGAGAAGCCCTTCCTGAACATCAGCCAGGCCGTGCTCACCTCGCCCTGGGAGGGCGACGAGCGGGGCTTCCTGGGCATCGCCTTGCACCCTGGCTTCCGGCACAACGGCAAGCTCTATGTCTACTACTCAGTGGGGGTCGACTTCGACGAGTGGATCCGCATCAGCGAGTTCAGGGTCTCTGAGGATGACATGAACACCGTGGACCACCGTTCTGAGAG GATCATCCTGGAGATTGAAGAACCAGCCTCGAACCACAATGGGGGCCAGCTGCTCTTTGGGGACGATGGGTACCTCTACATCTTTACCGGAGATGGCGGCATGGCCGGAGACCCCTTTGGAAAGTTTGGAAATGCCCAAAACAA GTCGGCGCTGCTGGGCAAGGTGCTGCGCATCGACGTGGACCGCAACGAGCGCGGCCCACTCTACCGCATACCGCCCGACAACCCGTTCGTGGGCGACCCCGCCGCGCGGCCAGAGGTCTACGCGCTGGGGGTGCGCAACATGTGGCGCTGCTCCTTCGACCGCGGCGACCCGGCGTCGGGCGCGGGCCGCGGGCGCCTCTTCTGCGGCGACGTGGGCCAGAACAAGTTCGAGGAGGTGGACCTGGTGGAGCGCGGCCGCAACTACGGCTGGCGCGCCCGCGAGGGCTTCGAGTGCTACGACCGCAAGCTGTGCAACAACGCCTCCCTCG ATGACGTGCTGCCGATTTTTGCCTACCCGCACAAACTGGGCAAGTCGGTCACCGGCGGCTATGTGTACCGGGGCTGCGAGTACCCCAACCTCAACGGCCTCTACATTTTCGGCGATTTCATGAGCGG GCGTCTGATGTCCCTCCGAGAGAACGCAGGGACAGGCCAGTGGCGGTACAGTGAGATCTGCATGGGCCGTGGCCAGACCTGCGAGTTCCCAGGCCTCATCAACAACTACTATCCGTATATCATCTCCTTCGCGGAGGACGAGGCCG gGGAGCTGTACTTCATGTCAACAGGCGTGCCGAGTGCCACTGTGGCCCGTGGGGTGGTCTACAAAGTGACTGACCCCTCCAG ACGGGCACCGCCCGGCAAGTGTCGGATCCAGCCCACGCAGGTGAAGGTGAGGAGCCGTCTTGTCCGCTTCGTGCCCAAAGAAA AGTTCATCCGGAGGACGGAGAGCACCCCGCGGCCCACAGCGCGCGCTCCCACCAATGCACCCCGCCGCAGCCGCCCCACAGCTGCTCCTCCCGCGCCCACCCCGCGGCCGGCACGGCCCACCCGGCGGCCTGGGGGCCGgagaggcggcgggcggcggcgggggcggccggGCACAGCGGACCCCGCGCCCTCGAACGGTGCCGTGCGCCTGGTGCGGCCCGCGGGCTTGAGTCCAGGCCGCGGGCGCGTGGAGGTGTTCGCGGGCGGACGTTGGGGCACCGTGTGCGACGACGCCTGGGACACCAAGGCCGCGGCCGTCGTATGCCGCCAGCTGGGCTTTGCGCACGTGGTGCGCGCCACCAAGCGCGCCGAGTTCGGCGAAGGCCGCGCACTGCCCATCCTGCTGGACGACGTGCGCTGCAAGGGCGGCGAGCGCACCCTGCTGGAGTGCACGCACGCTGGCGTGGGCACGCACAACTGCGACCACCAGGAGGACGCGGGCGTCGTGTGCAGCCGAGAGGACCCCGACCTGTAG